The genomic stretch GCGTCGAGGTCGGTAGTAAGGAGGCCGACCACCTGCAGGCAGGCCTCAGGGTGGCCTTCCAAGTAGTCGAGAAACTCCTGGCGCGGGAAGAATGCGGCCTCCACCGGCGACAGCGCGCGGGCGCTGACCTCATGGGGGCGGCCGGAGAGTACGGCGCTCAGGCCCAGCATTTCCCCCGGTCCGGCGACTTCCAGCAGGAGCGTCTTGCCCCGGGGCGAAGAAACGGAGAGCTTCACTCGCCCGGAGCGCACCAGCAGGGCGCCGTCGGCCACGTGGCCTTCCTCGAACAGAATGGCGCCTTCGGGGTAGCGGCGCACCTGCCGGGTCCCATTCAGGTCGCGCCAAGGGTCGGCGGAGCCAGCGGCTCCGTAGGCGCCAGCGAAAGCGCGGTCGGCATGCAGGGTGTGTGACATTGCTTGCCTCGTTAGCGCTATTCATATCGTCTTGCTATGGGTGAACGCTGTGACTTAAGTCACCCTGAAAAGTGACAAATAAACATGAGCCAGGTGGCAGGAGGCAGCAAGCAGGAACGACCTAAGCCCAGCCGGCAGGCGTCTGGTACAAGCCGGCAGCCAAAGGCGAGTAGGGCGGGGGAAGCGAGGTCAGGCGCCAACTAGGCTTTCGAGGGCGGAGCGGTCGCGGATAGTCACGGTCGCGCCGCGGACGTCGATGAACTTACGCTTCTTGAGGTCCGCGAAAGCGCGGGTGACGGTCTCGCGCGAGGTGCCGATCATCTGCGCGATCTCCTCGTGGGTAAGCGTGACCTTCACCTTATGGCCTCGGCCCGAGTTCTCGCTGGACGCCCACTCCAGCAGCAGGCGGGCCAGCTTCTCCGAAGCGGACTGCGAAAGGCCCAGGGTCCGGATCTCTTGGTAGGCGGTGTGGTAATTCTGGCTG from Terriglobales bacterium encodes the following:
- a CDS encoding Crp/Fnr family transcriptional regulator, whose product is MSHTLHADRAFAGAYGAAGSADPWRDLNGTRQVRRYPEGAILFEEGHVADGALLVRSGRVKLSVSSPRGKTLLLEVAGPGEMLGLSAVLSGRPHEVSARALSPVEAAFFPRQEFLDYLEGHPEACLQVVGLLTTDLDAAYDRVRNLHRR